A genome region from Staphylococcus capitis subsp. capitis includes the following:
- the thiW gene encoding energy coupling factor transporter S component ThiW — MKIRNLTITAFLIAINVVLSSLIVIPLGPIKAAPVQHFTNVLCAVFVGPWYGLAQALISSILRISFGTGRPFAFPGSMIGVLLSSLFYMYRKHIFMASVGEVLGTGVIGSLMCIPLAWVMGMENFFVKPLMIAFMVSSVIGSLISYIILIVLKRRGLLDKFNKK, encoded by the coding sequence ATGAAAATAAGGAATTTGACTATAACCGCATTTTTAATTGCAATCAACGTTGTATTAAGTAGTCTTATTGTAATACCTTTAGGACCTATAAAAGCAGCGCCTGTTCAACATTTTACTAATGTTTTATGTGCTGTGTTTGTAGGCCCTTGGTATGGATTAGCTCAAGCACTTATTTCTTCAATTTTAAGAATTAGTTTTGGAACAGGTAGACCTTTTGCTTTCCCAGGTAGTATGATAGGAGTTCTCTTATCTAGTCTATTCTACATGTATAGAAAACATATTTTTATGGCATCTGTTGGAGAGGTTTTAGGAACAGGTGTGATAGGAAGTTTAATGTGTATACCGTTAGCATGGGTTATGGGGATGGAAAACTTCTTTGTGAAACCATTAATGATAGCATTTATGGTTTCAAGTGTAATTGGATCTCTAATTAGCTATATCATACTTATTGTTTTAAAAAGACGCGGATTATTAGATAAATTTAATAAGAAATAA
- the miaB gene encoding tRNA (N6-isopentenyl adenosine(37)-C2)-methylthiotransferase MiaB, protein MNEEQRKAGTINILAERDRKAEKDYSKYFEQVYQPPSLKEAKKRGKQEVQYNRDFHIDEKYKDMGNGRTFLIKTYGCQMNAHDTEVMAGILKALGYSATTDINQADVILINTCAIRENAENKVFSEIGNLKHLKKERPDCLIGVCGCMSQEESVVNKILKSYQNVDMIFGTHNIHHLPEILEEAYLSKAMVVEVWSKEGDVIENLPKVREGSIKAWVNIMYGCDKFCTYCIVPFTRGKERSRRPEDIINEVRELAREGYQEITLLGQNVNSYGKDIEDLDYGLGDLLEDISKIDIPRVRFTTSHPWDFTDRMIEVIANGGNIVPHIHLPVQSGNNAVLKIMGRKYTRESYLDLVNRIKTAIPNIALTTDIIVGYPNETEEQFEETLSLYDEVEFEHAYTYLYSQRDGTPAAKMKDNVPTEVKKERLQRLNKKVGEYSQKAMSQYEGEIVTVLCEGASKKDDTVLAGYTEKNKLVNFKAPKEMIGKLVDVKIDEAKQYSLNGTFVQEHQKTMVVQ, encoded by the coding sequence GTGAATGAAGAACAAAGAAAAGCTGGTACGATAAACATTTTAGCTGAGCGTGATCGTAAAGCTGAAAAAGACTATAGCAAATACTTTGAACAAGTGTATCAACCACCAAGTTTAAAAGAAGCAAAAAAACGTGGGAAACAAGAAGTTCAATATAATAGAGATTTCCATATAGATGAAAAATATAAAGATATGGGTAACGGTCGTACTTTCTTAATTAAAACGTATGGTTGTCAAATGAACGCACATGATACTGAAGTAATGGCGGGGATATTAAAAGCTTTAGGTTATAGTGCGACAACAGATATTAATCAAGCGGATGTGATTTTAATTAATACTTGTGCTATTCGAGAAAATGCGGAAAATAAAGTATTTAGTGAAATAGGAAATTTAAAACATCTGAAAAAAGAACGTCCTGATTGCCTAATCGGAGTCTGTGGATGTATGTCTCAAGAAGAATCAGTTGTAAATAAAATTCTTAAATCATATCAAAATGTAGATATGATATTTGGTACACATAATATTCATCACTTACCTGAAATTTTAGAAGAAGCATACTTATCTAAAGCAATGGTAGTAGAGGTATGGTCCAAAGAAGGAGATGTTATTGAAAATCTCCCTAAGGTAAGAGAAGGTAGTATTAAAGCTTGGGTTAATATTATGTATGGATGTGACAAATTCTGTACATATTGTATCGTACCTTTTACTAGAGGGAAGGAACGTAGCCGTCGACCAGAAGATATTATCAATGAAGTAAGAGAATTAGCAAGAGAAGGTTATCAAGAAATTACTTTATTAGGTCAAAATGTAAATTCTTATGGTAAGGATATAGAAGATTTAGATTATGGACTTGGTGATTTACTAGAAGATATATCTAAAATCGATATACCGAGAGTAAGATTTACAACAAGCCATCCTTGGGACTTTACTGATCGCATGATTGAAGTCATAGCCAATGGCGGTAATATAGTTCCTCATATCCATCTTCCAGTTCAATCAGGTAACAATGCTGTTTTAAAAATTATGGGTCGTAAATATACTCGTGAAAGCTATCTTGATCTAGTAAATAGAATAAAAACTGCAATTCCTAATATAGCGTTAACAACAGATATCATTGTAGGATATCCAAATGAAACTGAAGAACAATTTGAAGAAACACTATCTTTATATGACGAAGTAGAATTTGAACATGCCTATACTTATTTATACTCTCAAAGAGATGGAACACCAGCTGCTAAAATGAAAGATAATGTGCCTACTGAAGTGAAAAAAGAACGACTACAAAGATTAAATAAAAAAGTAGGTGAATACTCTCAAAAAGCTATGAGTCAGTATGAAGGTGAAATAGTTACCGTATTATGTGAAGGAGCTAGTAAAAAGGACGACACAGTGCTAGCTGGTTACACAGAAAAAAATAAACTAGTAAACTTTAAAGCTCCTAAAGAAATGATTGGTAAGCTTGTTGATGTTAAAATCGATGAAGCTAAGCAATATTCATTAAATGGAACATTTGTACAAGAACATCAAAAGACAATGGTGGTTCAATAG
- a CDS encoding poly-gamma-glutamate hydrolase family protein, protein MDRFKSMQELENVTVENEDWEIETNDKDSHISILAIHGGGIEPATTELAQVIADKGNYNYFSFKGLRSKGNNELHVTSTNYDDPEAIKIVEKSERAIALHGCKGEDSVAYLGGNDHELIEILSDTLSDVGIKVQEAPNTMAGKQDENIINLTKNNAGVQIELTSSLRKELFVNNKSSRKSREDRDNWGDLMYDFADATIRALQQV, encoded by the coding sequence ATGGATAGATTTAAATCAATGCAAGAATTAGAAAATGTTACTGTGGAAAATGAGGATTGGGAAATTGAAACGAATGATAAAGATAGTCATATATCAATCCTAGCGATTCATGGTGGGGGGATTGAACCAGCTACCACTGAGTTAGCACAAGTTATTGCTGATAAGGGAAACTATAATTATTTTTCTTTCAAGGGACTTCGTAGTAAAGGTAATAATGAATTGCATGTAACATCTACAAATTATGATGATCCAGAAGCTATAAAAATTGTTGAAAAAAGTGAAAGAGCGATAGCATTACATGGTTGTAAAGGTGAAGATAGCGTAGCTTATCTTGGAGGTAATGATCACGAACTTATAGAAATCTTAAGTGATACATTGTCAGATGTAGGTATAAAGGTACAAGAAGCACCTAATACCATGGCAGGAAAGCAAGATGAAAATATTATTAATTTAACTAAAAATAATGCTGGCGTTCAAATTGAGTTAACTTCAAGTCTTAGAAAAGAATTATTTGTGAATAATAAGAGTTCTCGTAAAAGTCGTGAAGACCGTGATAATTGGGGCGACTTAATGTACGACTTTGCAGATGCAACAATTAGAGCACTACAACAAGTTTAA
- a CDS encoding MTH1187 family thiamine-binding protein, producing the protein MQDTLMSVQIIPRTPKNEDVIPYVDEAIKIIDESGMHYRVGPLETTVQGEMSECLILIQKLNERMVELECPSIISQVKFYHVPEGIQIETLTGKYDEE; encoded by the coding sequence GTGCAAGATACTTTAATGAGTGTACAAATAATTCCTAGAACTCCGAAGAATGAAGATGTTATTCCTTATGTTGATGAGGCAATTAAAATTATTGATGAATCTGGGATGCATTATAGAGTAGGGCCATTGGAGACAACGGTCCAAGGAGAAATGAGTGAATGCCTCATTCTAATTCAAAAACTTAACGAGAGAATGGTTGAATTAGAATGTCCAAGTATTATTAGCCAAGTTAAATTTTATCATGTACCAGAGGGTATTCAGATTGAGACATTAACTGGTAAATATGATGAAGAATAA
- the rny gene encoding ribonuclease Y, with amino-acid sequence MNLLSLLLILLGIILGVVVGYVVARNLLHQKQVQARQTAEDIVSYANKEADNIKKEKLLEAKEENQILREQTESELRERRGELQRQETRLLQKEENLDRKSDLLDKKDEILEQKESKIEERQQQVDAKESSVQTLIMKHEQELERISGLTQEEAVNEQLQRVEEELSQDIAILVKEKEKEAKEKVDKTAKELLATTVQRLAADHTTESTVSVVNLPNDEMKGRIIGREGRNIRTLETLTGIDLIIDDTPEAVILSGFDPIRREIARTALVNLVSDGRIHPGRIEDMVEKARKEVDDIIRDAGEQATFEINVHNMHPDLVKILGRLNYRTSYGQNVLKHSIEVAHLSGMLAAELGEDVTLAKRAGLLHDVGKAIDHEVEGSHVEIGVELAKKYGENETVTNAIHSHHGDVEPTSIISILVAAADALSAARPGARKETLENYIRRLERLEALSESYDGVEKAFAIQAGREIRVVVSPEEIDDLKSYRLARDIKYQIEEELQYPGHIKVTVVRETRAVEYAK; translated from the coding sequence GTGAATTTATTAAGCCTCCTACTCATTTTGCTGGGGATAATTCTAGGCGTTGTTGTAGGGTATGTCGTTGCCCGAAATTTATTACACCAAAAACAAGTTCAAGCAAGACAAACTGCCGAAGATATTGTTAGTTATGCTAATAAAGAAGCTGACAATATTAAAAAAGAAAAATTGCTTGAAGCAAAAGAAGAGAACCAAATTTTAAGAGAACAAACAGAAAGTGAACTGCGTGAGAGACGCGGGGAACTTCAAAGACAAGAAACCCGACTTCTTCAAAAAGAAGAGAACTTGGATCGAAAATCTGATCTTTTAGATAAAAAGGATGAGATTTTAGAACAAAAAGAATCAAAAATTGAAGAAAGACAACAACAAGTAGATGCAAAAGAGAGTAGTGTTCAAACATTAATAATGAAGCATGAACAAGAATTAGAACGCATCTCCGGTCTCACTCAAGAAGAAGCTGTAAATGAACAACTTCAACGAGTTGAAGAAGAACTGTCACAAGATATTGCAATACTTGTTAAAGAAAAAGAAAAAGAAGCGAAAGAAAAAGTAGATAAAACAGCAAAAGAATTACTTGCCACTACAGTACAAAGATTAGCAGCCGATCACACAACCGAATCAACTGTTTCAGTTGTTAATTTACCTAATGATGAAATGAAAGGACGTATCATTGGTAGAGAAGGTCGAAATATCCGTACATTAGAAACGCTTACTGGTATAGACTTGATTATTGATGATACTCCAGAAGCGGTTATTTTATCAGGCTTTGACCCAATTCGACGAGAAATAGCTAGAACAGCATTAGTTAATTTAGTTTCAGATGGTCGTATTCATCCTGGACGTATTGAAGATATGGTCGAAAAAGCTAGAAAAGAAGTTGACGATATCATTAGAGATGCAGGTGAACAAGCAACATTTGAAATTAATGTTCATAATATGCACCCTGATCTAGTTAAAATACTTGGTCGATTAAATTACCGTACGAGTTATGGCCAAAATGTGCTTAAACATTCTATTGAAGTGGCGCACCTTTCAGGTATGTTAGCTGCTGAGCTAGGTGAGGACGTTACTCTTGCTAAGCGCGCAGGTTTACTTCATGATGTTGGTAAAGCAATTGACCATGAAGTTGAGGGAAGTCACGTAGAAATAGGTGTTGAATTAGCTAAGAAATATGGTGAGAATGAAACAGTAACTAATGCTATTCACTCACATCACGGTGATGTAGAGCCAACTTCTATTATTTCTATCTTAGTTGCTGCTGCCGATGCTTTATCAGCAGCAAGACCGGGTGCTCGTAAAGAGACACTTGAAAACTATATTAGAAGATTAGAAAGATTAGAAGCTTTATCAGAAAGTTATGATGGAGTTGAAAAAGCATTTGCAATCCAAGCAGGTAGAGAAATTCGCGTAGTTGTCTCACCTGAAGAAATTGATGATTTAAAATCATACAGATTGGCTAGAGATATCAAATATCAAATAGAAGAAGAATTACAATATCCTGGTCACATCAAAGTGACAGTTGTTCGAGAGACTAGAGCAGTAGAATATGCAAAATAA
- a CDS encoding CinA family nicotinamide mononucleotide deamidase-related protein, which translates to MKISIIAVGSELLLGQIANTNGQYLSKLFNGIGKSVVEHTVIGDNPERLEYIIRQGLERFDTLVLTGGLGPTKDDLTKHTVAKVLGKELVTDEASLEYIESYFKEQGQEMTPNNKQQALVIDGCKVLPNKNGMAPGMLVEKDDKKVVLLPGPPREMKPMAKNELLPYLLDDDSVIYSELLRFAGIGESKVETILMDLIENQTNPTIAPLAGTHEVYIRITANSDTQNECENLIAPIKKEVLDRIGDYYYGSDDITLEKSVMSRVNETFAIYDGVTNGALYTRLKNVDQDNLLNGSLPHNDLFVDSRDSIHDQLLNAAQYVKDLYQTDLGIVLLHENEEVYLAMYDGEALNVDTFKMTQSRNLLRSRSQNYAMIILLKWFENR; encoded by the coding sequence ATGAAAATATCAATAATTGCTGTAGGTTCTGAATTACTTTTAGGGCAAATAGCAAACACGAATGGTCAATATCTATCCAAACTTTTTAATGGCATTGGTAAAAGTGTGGTTGAACATACTGTGATTGGAGATAATCCAGAAAGATTAGAATACATTATCAGACAAGGATTAGAACGCTTTGATACTCTTGTGTTGACAGGTGGTTTAGGACCTACAAAAGATGATTTAACTAAACATACTGTAGCTAAAGTATTAGGTAAAGAATTAGTTACTGATGAAGCATCGTTAGAATATATTGAGAGCTATTTCAAAGAGCAGGGACAAGAAATGACACCTAATAATAAACAACAAGCATTAGTCATTGATGGTTGCAAAGTACTACCAAATAAAAATGGAATGGCGCCAGGAATGTTAGTTGAAAAGGATGATAAAAAGGTAGTGCTTTTACCAGGACCTCCTCGTGAAATGAAGCCTATGGCTAAAAATGAGCTATTACCTTATTTATTAGATGATGATAGTGTAATTTATTCAGAGTTGTTAAGATTTGCTGGAATAGGTGAATCTAAAGTAGAAACGATACTCATGGATCTCATAGAGAATCAAACTAATCCAACTATTGCTCCATTAGCTGGAACACATGAAGTTTATATTAGAATTACTGCTAATTCTGACACACAAAATGAATGTGAAAACCTTATTGCACCTATTAAGAAGGAAGTACTTGATCGTATAGGTGATTATTATTATGGATCAGATGACATTACTCTCGAAAAGTCTGTGATGTCTAGAGTAAATGAAACGTTTGCAATATATGATGGAGTAACGAATGGCGCATTATATACAAGACTAAAAAATGTGGATCAAGATAATTTACTTAATGGATCATTACCACATAATGATTTATTTGTAGACTCTAGAGATAGTATCCATGACCAGTTACTTAATGCAGCACAATATGTCAAAGATTTATACCAAACTGATTTGGGTATTGTTTTATTACATGAAAATGAAGAAGTCTACTTAGCAATGTATGATGGAGAGGCATTAAATGTTGATACTTTCAAGATGACTCAAAGTAGAAATTTATTAAGAAGCAGAAGTCAAAATTATGCGATGATAATATTATTAAAATGGTTTGAAAATCGATAA
- a CDS encoding 2-oxoacid:acceptor oxidoreductase subunit alpha, translated as MKSQLSWKVGGQQGEGIESTGEIFATAMNRKGYFLYGYRHFSSRIKGGHTNNKIRVSTTPVHAISDDLDILIAFDQETIELNHHEMREDSIIIADSKAKPNKPEDCKAQLIDLPFTSTAKELGTALMKNMVAIGATSALMNLDTTTFEELITNMFSKKGEKVVDMNIEALNEGYRLMQEHLSTIQGDFELEAINEDPQLYMIGNDAIGLGAISAGSKFMAAYPITPASEIMEYMIANLPKVGGTVVQTEDEIAAATMAIGSNYAGVRGFTASAGPGLSLMMESIGLSGMTETPFVIINTQRGGPSTGLPTKQEQSDLMQMIYGTHGDIPKIVVAPNDAEDAFYLTVEAFNLAEEYQCPVIILSDLQLSLGKQTVKSLDYSKIEIKRGELLQSDIEREEDDKGYFRRYALTGNGISPRPIPGVKGGIHHITGVEHNEEGKPSEAASNRQAQMEKRMRKTENLVIEKPVESNEKHEAADILYIGFISTKGAINEGAERLESQGVKVNTLQIRQLHPFPKDTIQQAIDRASKVVVAEHNYQGQLSNILKMNTKVEEKLVNQTKYDGTPFLPHEIEDKGLEIVKEIKELV; from the coding sequence ATGAAATCACAACTATCATGGAAAGTGGGCGGACAACAAGGTGAAGGTATCGAATCTACTGGAGAAATTTTCGCTACAGCAATGAATAGAAAGGGATACTTTTTATATGGTTACAGACACTTTTCAAGTCGAATTAAAGGCGGTCACACTAATAATAAAATAAGAGTATCAACTACGCCAGTTCATGCCATTAGTGATGATTTAGATATTTTAATTGCATTTGATCAAGAAACGATTGAGTTGAATCATCATGAAATGAGAGAGGATAGTATTATAATTGCTGATTCTAAGGCTAAACCCAATAAACCAGAAGACTGTAAGGCACAACTTATAGATTTACCATTTACTAGTACTGCAAAAGAGCTTGGAACAGCACTTATGAAAAACATGGTCGCTATTGGGGCTACTTCAGCGCTTATGAATTTAGATACGACTACTTTTGAAGAATTAATTACTAATATGTTCTCTAAAAAGGGAGAAAAAGTAGTTGATATGAATATAGAAGCGCTTAACGAAGGTTATCGTTTAATGCAAGAACACTTAAGTACTATTCAAGGAGACTTTGAATTAGAAGCGATAAATGAAGACCCTCAATTATATATGATAGGTAATGATGCAATAGGATTAGGTGCTATATCAGCGGGTTCGAAATTTATGGCTGCTTATCCTATTACTCCAGCATCTGAAATTATGGAGTATATGATTGCTAATCTACCTAAAGTCGGTGGCACTGTTGTTCAAACAGAAGATGAAATTGCTGCAGCTACAATGGCAATAGGTTCTAACTATGCTGGCGTAAGAGGATTTACAGCTAGCGCAGGTCCTGGTTTATCTCTAATGATGGAATCAATTGGTTTATCAGGAATGACTGAAACACCGTTTGTAATCATCAACACTCAACGTGGCGGTCCTTCAACAGGTTTACCTACTAAACAAGAACAATCAGATTTAATGCAAATGATATATGGTACACATGGTGATATTCCAAAAATTGTCGTTGCCCCAAATGATGCTGAGGATGCATTTTATCTCACTGTAGAGGCATTCAATTTAGCAGAAGAATATCAATGTCCTGTTATTATCTTAAGTGATTTACAGCTTTCTTTAGGTAAACAAACCGTTAAGTCATTAGATTATAGTAAGATTGAAATTAAGCGTGGTGAATTACTTCAATCTGATATAGAACGTGAAGAAGATGATAAAGGCTACTTTAGAAGATATGCTTTAACAGGTAATGGTATTTCGCCTCGTCCTATTCCAGGAGTAAAGGGTGGTATTCATCACATTACAGGTGTTGAACACAATGAAGAAGGTAAACCTAGTGAAGCTGCTTCTAATAGGCAAGCTCAAATGGAAAAACGTATGCGTAAAACAGAAAATCTAGTTATAGAAAAACCTGTTGAATCTAATGAAAAACATGAAGCGGCAGATATACTTTATATAGGTTTTATTTCTACGAAAGGTGCTATTAACGAAGGTGCTGAACGTTTAGAATCACAAGGTGTTAAAGTTAATACTTTACAAATTCGTCAGTTACATCCGTTTCCTAAGGATACGATTCAACAAGCTATTGATAGAGCCTCTAAAGTTGTTGTAGCTGAACACAATTATCAAGGACAGTTATCTAATATTTTAAAAATGAACACAAAAGTAGAAGAAAAATTAGTGAACCAAACTAAATATGATGGTACGCCATTCTTACCTCATGAAATTGAAGATAAAGGATTAGAGATAGTCAAGGAAATTAAGGAGTTGGTTTAA
- a CDS encoding TIGR00282 family metallophosphoesterase, whose amino-acid sequence MRILFIGDIVGKIGRKAISTYLPKIKQSYRPTVSIVNAENAAHGKGLTEKIYKQLLREGVDFMTMGNHTYGQREIYDFIDDANRMVRPANFPEEAPGVGMRYIQINEKKLAIINLQGRSFMQDIDDPFKKADQLIEEARKVTPYIFVDFHAETTSEKNAMGWYLDGRVSAVVGTHTHIQTSDSRVLPNGTGYITDVGMTGYYDGILGINREEVINRFITSLPQRHVVPDEGRSVLSGVIIDLDKEGKTTQIERILINDDNPFQG is encoded by the coding sequence ATGAGAATATTGTTTATTGGAGATATCGTTGGAAAAATCGGTAGAAAAGCAATTTCTACATATTTACCTAAAATCAAACAAAGCTATCGCCCTACAGTCTCTATTGTAAATGCTGAAAATGCAGCACATGGCAAAGGGTTAACAGAAAAGATTTATAAACAATTATTAAGAGAAGGCGTAGACTTCATGACTATGGGTAATCATACTTATGGTCAAAGAGAAATTTATGACTTTATTGATGATGCTAATCGCATGGTTCGTCCGGCTAATTTTCCAGAAGAAGCGCCAGGAGTTGGAATGCGTTATATTCAAATTAATGAAAAAAAATTAGCTATTATTAACTTGCAAGGACGTTCATTTATGCAAGATATTGATGACCCATTTAAAAAGGCAGATCAATTGATAGAAGAAGCAAGAAAAGTGACACCATATATATTTGTTGACTTTCATGCTGAAACAACTTCTGAAAAAAATGCTATGGGTTGGTATTTAGATGGAAGAGTGAGTGCAGTAGTTGGAACGCATACTCACATACAGACTTCTGATAGTCGCGTCTTACCAAATGGAACTGGCTATATCACTGATGTTGGTATGACAGGGTATTATGATGGTATTTTAGGGATTAATCGCGAAGAAGTGATTAATAGATTTATAACAAGTTTACCTCAAAGACATGTAGTACCTGATGAAGGACGCAGTGTTTTATCAGGCGTTATTATTGATTTAGATAAAGAAGGTAAAACTACACAAATTGAAAGAATATTAATAAATGATGACAATCCTTTTCAGGGATAA
- a CDS encoding YlbF family regulator, with amino-acid sequence MYSKEDILKHADVLARRINNLEVVKDYQSIEQQIHNNKTIESKMKSLKKQQKQSVNFQNYGKDTAFRQSENQIHHIENEINNLPIVEEFRSAQYDANELLQMMIKTMEDRLNEHNEREHKE; translated from the coding sequence ATGTATTCAAAAGAGGATATATTAAAACATGCAGATGTACTAGCGCGGCGCATTAATAACTTAGAAGTTGTCAAAGATTACCAATCGATTGAACAACAAATCCATAATAATAAAACTATTGAAAGTAAGATGAAAAGTCTAAAAAAACAACAAAAACAATCTGTTAACTTTCAAAATTATGGAAAAGATACTGCCTTTCGACAATCTGAAAATCAAATTCATCATATTGAAAATGAAATTAATAACTTACCTATAGTTGAAGAATTTCGTTCTGCACAATATGATGCTAATGAATTATTACAAATGATGATTAAAACAATGGAAGATAGACTTAATGAACATAACGAACGAGAACATAAGGAATAA
- the recA gene encoding recombinase RecA — translation MDNERQKALDTVIKNMEKSFGKGAVMKLGDNKGRKVSSTSSGSVTVDNALGVGGYPKGRIIEIYGPESSGKTTVALHAIAEVQKNGGVAAFIDAEHALDPVYAQALGVDIDNLYLSQPDHGEQGLEIAEAFVRSGAVDIVVVDSVAALTPKAEIEGEMGDTHVGLQARLMSQALRKLSGAISKSNTTAIFINQIREKVGVMFGNPETTPGGRALKFYSSVRLEVRRAEQLKQGQDIVGNRTKIKVVKNKVAPPFRVAEVDIMYGQGISKEGELIDLGVENDIVDKSGAWYSYNGDRMGQGKENVKTYLKENPQIKEEIDRKLREKLGIFDGDVEETDAEEEAPKTLFDEE, via the coding sequence TTGGATAACGAACGTCAAAAAGCTTTAGATACAGTTATAAAAAATATGGAGAAATCATTTGGTAAAGGTGCGGTTATGAAATTAGGCGACAATAAAGGTCGTAAAGTATCAAGCACTTCAAGTGGTTCTGTGACGGTGGATAATGCCCTAGGTGTAGGCGGTTATCCTAAAGGAAGAATTATTGAAATTTATGGACCTGAAAGTTCAGGTAAAACAACAGTTGCTCTACATGCAATTGCAGAAGTTCAAAAAAATGGTGGAGTAGCTGCATTTATTGATGCCGAACATGCACTTGACCCTGTTTATGCTCAAGCTTTAGGCGTAGATATTGATAACCTTTATTTATCTCAACCTGACCATGGGGAACAAGGACTTGAAATTGCTGAAGCATTTGTTCGAAGTGGTGCCGTAGACATTGTCGTAGTTGACTCTGTAGCAGCATTAACACCTAAAGCTGAAATTGAAGGTGAAATGGGAGATACACATGTTGGTTTACAAGCTAGATTAATGTCACAAGCTTTAAGAAAATTATCTGGTGCAATTTCTAAATCAAACACAACTGCAATCTTTATTAACCAAATTCGTGAAAAAGTTGGTGTGATGTTTGGTAATCCTGAAACTACGCCAGGTGGCCGAGCATTAAAATTCTATAGTTCTGTAAGATTGGAAGTAAGAAGAGCTGAACAATTAAAACAAGGCCAAGATATCGTAGGTAACAGAACAAAAATCAAAGTTGTAAAAAATAAAGTAGCACCTCCATTCAGAGTAGCTGAAGTAGATATTATGTATGGTCAAGGAATTTCTAAAGAAGGTGAATTAATTGACTTAGGTGTTGAAAACGATATCGTTGATAAATCTGGCGCTTGGTATTCTTACAACGGCGACCGAATGGGTCAAGGTAAAGAAAATGTTAAAACGTATTTAAAAGAAAACCCTCAAATTAAAGAAGAAATTGATCGTAAATTACGTGAAAAATTAGGAATATTTGATGGTGACGTTGAAGAAACAGATGCTGAAGAGGAAGCACCTAAAACTTTATTTGATGAAGAATAA
- a CDS encoding 2-oxoacid:ferredoxin oxidoreductase subunit beta, with amino-acid sequence MATFKDFRNNVKPNWCPGCGDFSVQAAIQKAAANVGLEPEEVAIITGIGCSGRLSGYINSYGVHAIHGRALPLAQGVKMANKDLTVIASGGDGDGYAIGMGHTIHALRRNMNMTYIVMDNQIYGLTKGQTSPSSAVGFVTKSTPKGNIEKNVAPLELALSSGATFVAQGFSSDIKALTKMIEDAINHDGFSFVNVFSPCVTYNKVNTYDWFKEHLTSIDDIEDYDNSDKQLAMRTVLEHESLVKGIVYQDTETPSYESHIDELEDEALAKKDIHISEDTFNDLTAQFI; translated from the coding sequence TTGGCTACATTCAAAGATTTTAGAAATAATGTTAAGCCAAATTGGTGCCCAGGTTGTGGAGATTTCTCAGTACAAGCAGCTATACAAAAAGCTGCAGCCAATGTAGGTTTGGAACCTGAAGAAGTTGCTATTATTACAGGTATTGGATGTTCTGGTAGATTATCAGGATATATCAATTCTTATGGTGTTCATGCTATTCATGGACGTGCCTTACCTTTAGCTCAGGGTGTTAAAATGGCAAATAAAGATTTAACTGTCATTGCTTCAGGTGGTGACGGAGACGGTTATGCAATTGGTATGGGTCATACGATTCATGCGTTAAGAAGAAACATGAATATGACTTACATTGTTATGGATAATCAAATATATGGTTTAACTAAAGGGCAAACATCACCATCTTCAGCAGTTGGGTTTGTGACTAAATCAACACCTAAAGGTAATATTGAGAAAAATGTAGCCCCGTTAGAATTAGCACTTTCATCAGGTGCTACATTTGTAGCACAAGGGTTTTCAAGTGATATTAAAGCATTAACTAAAATGATTGAAGATGCCATTAATCACGATGGATTTTCATTTGTTAATGTATTTTCACCTTGTGTAACATACAATAAAGTTAACACTTATGATTGGTTTAAAGAGCATTTAACTAGCATTGATGATATAGAAGATTATGATAATTCAGATAAACAGTTGGCTATGAGAACAGTTTTAGAACATGAATCGCTAGTTAAAGGAATTGTTTATCAAGATACAGAAACTCCATCATACGAATCTCATATTGATGAGCTTGAAGATGAAGCTCTAGCTAAAAAAGATATTCACATTTCAGAAGATACATTCAATGATCTAACAGCTCAATTTATATAA